In a single window of the Suttonella indologenes genome:
- a CDS encoding substrate-binding periplasmic protein codes for MKKIIFISLIALVFSSCKDKNIEKNATIPERENLSTQEIIKVGFISSATDNAPLNYVDEHGKIQGFEYDILQEIAKRNSYKFEYRYQPKSHLFDSLRNKQYDILSGSIGITEERKNQYAMTIPYLDAYPITIISKDRKIKSLKDLKDKSVSIKNSPMDGFYNILHTYKESEKLDIHYTGSDWLAIKNVIKDETIAAISNSFVIPYFVEKYSDKNTPLYFSIDYNYPQEYYGFLLNKENSQLVENINKALTDMKADGTYQTIFKKWF; via the coding sequence ATGAAAAAAATTATTTTTATATCTCTAATTGCTTTAGTGTTTAGTTCTTGTAAAGATAAAAACATAGAGAAGAATGCTACTATCCCAGAAAGAGAAAACTTATCTACGCAGGAGATAATTAAAGTTGGGTTTATTTCATCTGCAACAGATAATGCACCGTTAAATTATGTTGATGAGCATGGTAAGATTCAAGGGTTTGAATATGATATTTTACAGGAAATTGCAAAAAGAAACAGTTATAAGTTTGAATATAGGTATCAACCAAAAAGTCATTTATTTGATAGCTTAAGAAATAAGCAATATGATATTTTATCAGGGAGTATCGGCATTACTGAAGAAAGAAAAAATCAATATGCAATGACTATTCCTTATTTAGATGCATATCCAATTACAATTATTAGCAAGGATAGAAAAATTAAATCACTTAAAGACTTAAAAGACAAATCTGTTAGTATAAAAAACAGCCCTATGGATGGTTTTTATAATATATTACACACCTACAAAGAAAGTGAAAAATTAGACATCCACTATACAGGTAGTGATTGGCTTGCTATTAAAAATGTAATCAAAGATGAAACAATTGCAGCAATTAGCAACTCTTTTGTAATACCTTATTTTGTTGAGAAATATTCTGATAAAAACACTCCTTTGTATTTTTCAATTGATTATAATTACCCACAGGAATATTATGGGTTTTTATTGAATAAAGAAAATTCTCAATTAGTAGAAAATATAAACAAAGCCTTGACAGATATGAAAGCTGATGGAACTTATCAAACTATTTTTAAAAAATGGTTTTGA
- a CDS encoding NnrS family protein — MNHYWQKSLQHPFRLFFPLISFAVLIALLPWLALSFLPSQAAHFPLHWHAFAFVHLTGGAAFTGFLLTALPEWTDDRRKLHAHSIRLLVLWGIALCGLWQLSIGAWLIVPFWVYLFALTASFVWRNKDSRQLSLLFCLSLIIALAIAYAANGEGRYLHAGVDAMLLAVAIINFRVARAIGNQALEDGGRLDERFIPNPYYKNLSCFWLAAATASGLAASHSVQGWLYLAAGTAFVARLHDFHHLRLLRFAYVRAHYAVSLSLALGYSALGAVLLLAPAYSSFARHFLAIAVYLLMILTIISIAGQRHSGVKLHFHSDIRLALTLLLIAACARGIYSAFEPNINGIYRLPAVAIAVAFIVYCLRYLRIFARNEPR; from the coding sequence ATGAATCATTATTGGCAGAAAAGCCTGCAACACCCTTTCCGCCTGTTTTTCCCCTTGATTAGCTTTGCCGTGCTGATTGCCCTGCTGCCTTGGCTGGCACTCAGTTTTCTACCGAGTCAGGCGGCACATTTTCCCCTGCATTGGCACGCCTTTGCCTTTGTTCATCTGACAGGCGGCGCGGCATTTACGGGGTTTCTGCTGACCGCCTTGCCCGAATGGACGGACGACCGCCGCAAATTGCACGCGCACAGCATCCGACTGCTCGTTTTATGGGGCATCGCTTTGTGCGGACTGTGGCAATTAAGCATCGGCGCATGGCTGATTGTGCCCTTTTGGGTTTATCTCTTCGCCTTAACCGCTTCTTTTGTTTGGCGTAATAAAGACAGCCGCCAGCTTAGCCTCTTATTCTGTCTCAGTCTGATTATCGCGCTGGCGATAGCTTATGCCGCTAACGGCGAAGGACGCTATCTGCATGCCGGCGTGGACGCCATGCTGCTGGCGGTCGCGATTATCAATTTTCGCGTGGCGCGGGCAATCGGCAACCAAGCCCTGGAAGACGGCGGACGGCTGGACGAACGTTTTATCCCCAATCCTTATTATAAAAATCTTTCCTGTTTTTGGCTGGCGGCAGCGACCGCATCCGGCCTAGCGGCAAGCCATAGCGTGCAAGGCTGGCTGTATCTGGCGGCAGGCACGGCATTTGTCGCGCGTCTGCATGATTTTCATCATCTGCGCCTGCTGCGCTTTGCCTATGTGCGCGCGCATTATGCCGTCAGCCTAAGTTTGGCACTGGGTTACAGCGCTTTGGGCGCGGTACTGCTTTTGGCACCGGCTTACAGCAGTTTTGCGCGGCATTTTTTGGCAATCGCCGTCTATCTGTTGATGATTTTGACCATTATCAGCATTGCGGGACAGCGACACAGCGGCGTAAAACTGCATTTTCATAGCGATATCCGCCTTGCGCTCACGCTGCTGCTTATCGCCGCCTGCGCGCGCGGCATCTATTCCGCCTTTGAGCCGAATATAAACGGCATCTACCGCCTGCCTGCCGTGGCGATTGCTGTCGCTTTTATCGTTTATTGCCTGCGCTATCTGCGTATTTTTGCCCGCAATGAACCGCGTTAG
- a CDS encoding ABC transporter permease, translated as MIIERGQIQQGGKWRGALSYVWGIFPALATIAGVFALWHLSYEHLGALILPTPLDVLRRVFGILQETLGRETIATTMYHGAYGLSLAIILGISGGLLAGMSRTLALLLRPLITLLLGMPPIVWIVLAIFWFGMGSTSAIFTVAITVLPMLFAAAMMGMMSMSEELKEMLKVYRLPFAARLKQLYLPHLSQQLLPALIVATGSGLKITVMAELLGGNQGIGSALASARAMLDTTDVMAYVIIIISLIMFVEYALLEPLKRWILPVRSRGN; from the coding sequence ATGATTATCGAGCGCGGACAGATTCAGCAGGGCGGCAAATGGCGCGGCGCATTGTCTTATGTGTGGGGGATTTTTCCTGCCCTTGCCACGATTGCCGGCGTGTTTGCGCTGTGGCATTTGTCTTACGAGCATTTGGGCGCGCTGATTTTGCCGACGCCTTTGGACGTATTGCGGCGCGTGTTCGGCATTTTGCAGGAAACCTTAGGGCGGGAAACCATTGCCACAACGATGTATCACGGCGCTTACGGCTTGTCTTTGGCAATCATATTAGGCATTAGCGGCGGTTTATTGGCGGGCATGAGCCGCACTTTAGCGCTCTTGCTGCGTCCTTTGATTACGCTGTTACTGGGTATGCCGCCGATTGTCTGGATTGTACTGGCGATTTTCTGGTTCGGCATGGGCTCGACCAGCGCAATTTTCACGGTAGCGATCACGGTTTTGCCGATGCTCTTTGCTGCGGCGATGATGGGCATGATGAGCATGAGCGAAGAATTGAAAGAAATGCTGAAAGTGTATCGTCTGCCTTTTGCGGCACGCCTTAAGCAATTGTATTTGCCGCATTTAAGCCAGCAATTGCTGCCGGCTTTGATTGTTGCCACCGGTTCGGGTTTGAAAATTACCGTGATGGCGGAGCTTTTGGGCGGTAATCAAGGCATCGGCTCGGCATTGGCAAGTGCGCGCGCGATGTTGGACACCACCGACGTCATGGCTTATGTGATTATCATCATCTCATTGATTATGTTTGTAGAATACGCGCTCTTAGAACCGCTGAAGCGTTGGATTCTGCCTGTCCGCAGTCGGGGAAATTAA
- a CDS encoding substrate-binding periplasmic protein produces MFKRLLATSLAFSLFSLSAQTTGESYTALVEPNYPPFDFSDENGIPIGFDVDILKAIAEKQGFTIEFIARPTNEIISGLEAGNHHIGAAGFGEDEEGNNLLSAPYAYGHDVVMTQTNTQKIAHLADLSHLTVTTQDDTSYAEDLLTLFADDKSKLNLQKTSFLAFREFARGKAEALLGSRETSEYYAAQFPNLTFSIHELEGARYKKYKLYFIISPQHAPLRDKINAGLQQLIDDGSYQKIYQQWFKREAEIPR; encoded by the coding sequence ATGTTTAAGAGATTACTGGCAACTTCCTTGGCTTTCAGCCTGTTTTCCTTATCGGCGCAGACGACAGGTGAAAGCTACACCGCACTCGTCGAGCCGAATTATCCGCCTTTTGATTTTTCCGATGAAAATGGCATTCCCATCGGCTTTGACGTAGATATTTTAAAAGCAATTGCCGAAAAACAAGGCTTTACTATAGAGTTTATTGCTAGACCTACGAATGAAATTATTTCAGGTCTTGAGGCAGGCAACCATCATATCGGCGCGGCGGGTTTTGGTGAAGATGAAGAAGGAAATAATTTACTTTCTGCCCCCTATGCTTATGGTCATGATGTGGTCATGACTCAAACTAATACGCAAAAAATCGCTCATCTTGCCGATTTAAGCCATTTAACCGTCACCACGCAAGATGACACAAGTTATGCCGAAGATTTGCTGACTTTATTCGCCGATGATAAAAGCAAACTCAATCTGCAAAAAACCAGTTTTCTCGCCTTTAGAGAATTTGCAAGAGGCAAAGCGGAGGCTTTATTAGGCAGCCGTGAAACAAGCGAATATTATGCCGCACAATTTCCTAATTTGACTTTCAGTATTCATGAATTAGAAGGTGCGCGTTATAAAAAATACAAACTGTATTTCATTATTTCGCCGCAGCACGCTCCTTTGCGCGATAAAATCAATGCCGGATTGCAGCAATTGATTGATGACGGCAGTTATCAGAAAATTTATCAGCAATGGTTTAAGCGCGAAGCAGAAATCCCCCGCTAA
- a CDS encoding YccF domain-containing protein: MANLRIFLNLLWVILGGLIMALGWAFAGVLMVITIIGLPWAPACFRIARFTLWPFGYQAVAREQHIAAEAVGCLGNIIWLILAGWWLALGHLTLAIGYFVSIIGIPFGWQHVKMLRISLAPIGMKIEAIPEQN, translated from the coding sequence ATGGCGAATTTGCGCATTTTTCTTAATCTATTATGGGTCATTTTAGGCGGTCTGATTATGGCGCTCGGCTGGGCATTCGCAGGCGTATTGATGGTAATCACCATCATCGGACTGCCTTGGGCACCCGCCTGCTTCCGCATCGCGCGCTTTACACTCTGGCCTTTCGGCTATCAAGCCGTAGCGCGCGAACAGCATATTGCGGCGGAAGCCGTGGGCTGCTTGGGCAATATCATCTGGCTGATATTGGCAGGCTGGTGGCTGGCATTAGGACATCTGACACTGGCAATCGGCTATTTCGTCAGCATCATCGGCATACCCTTCGGCTGGCAGCATGTCAAAATGCTGCGCATCTCCCTCGCCCCCATCGGCATGAAAATCGAAGCCATACCCGAGCAAAATTAG
- a CDS encoding RidA family protein, translated as MSTIQRLGSNQRLSEAVVAKGFIFLSGMVPESLDASVKTQTEEVLAQIDQWLEQCGSDKSHLLEATIFLTDMADYDEMNAAWDAWVDSNNAPARACVQALIAKPEWKVEIKVSALQK; from the coding sequence ATGAGCACAATTCAAAGACTCGGCAGCAATCAACGTTTATCGGAAGCCGTAGTGGCAAAGGGTTTTATTTTTCTCTCCGGCATGGTGCCGGAAAGTCTGGATGCAAGCGTCAAAACCCAGACAGAAGAAGTTTTAGCACAAATTGATCAATGGCTTGAACAATGCGGTTCGGATAAAAGCCATCTGCTGGAAGCCACTATTTTTTTAACGGATATGGCAGATTATGATGAAATGAATGCTGCTTGGGATGCTTGGGTGGATTCAAACAATGCGCCTGCGCGTGCCTGCGTGCAAGCCCTAATTGCCAAACCCGAGTGGAAGGTAGAGATAAAAGTATCTGCCCTGCAGAAATAA
- a CDS encoding ABC transporter ATP-binding protein: MLIANAISIELMTAPIIDNLSFQIARGECLCFVGPSGCGKTTVLRAIADLQTLKNGSISHDFQRLAFLFQEPRLLPWRNALENVAIVAPERQAEIAPLLQRLGFSASDFAKYPHELSGGMRQRIALARALIIEPDLLLMDEPFSALDHQLRRQLQQLIAEKISAGMAVCLVTHDRDEAVLLGSCILRLDGKPATALQSLHLDMPYAARDEAWIRRQVQSPFFAHIRSGEEIPLLSDAEDKS, encoded by the coding sequence ATGCTTATCGCTAACGCTATTAGTATAGAACTCATGACCGCGCCGATTATCGACAATCTGTCGTTTCAGATTGCGCGCGGCGAATGTCTTTGCTTTGTCGGGCCGTCCGGCTGCGGCAAAACCACCGTCTTGCGCGCGATTGCCGATTTGCAAACCCTGAAAAACGGCAGTATCAGCCATGATTTTCAGCGGCTTGCCTTTTTATTTCAAGAACCGCGCCTATTGCCTTGGCGTAATGCGCTGGAAAATGTGGCGATTGTCGCGCCCGAACGGCAAGCCGAAATTGCGCCCTTATTGCAGCGTTTGGGCTTTTCCGCATCGGATTTTGCCAAATATCCGCATGAACTTTCGGGCGGTATGCGTCAGCGCATCGCCTTGGCGCGGGCGCTGATTATCGAACCCGATTTGCTCTTAATGGACGAACCCTTTTCCGCGCTTGACCATCAATTGCGTCGCCAATTGCAGCAGCTGATTGCCGAAAAAATCAGTGCCGGCATGGCGGTCTGTTTGGTCACCCATGACCGCGACGAAGCCGTCTTGCTGGGCAGCTGCATTCTGCGTTTGGACGGCAAACCCGCCACCGCGCTGCAAAGCCTGCATTTGGATATGCCCTATGCCGCGCGTGATGAAGCATGGATACGCCGCCAAGTGCAAAGCCCCTTTTTCGCCCATATCCGCAGCGGTGAGGAAATTCCCCTGCTATCCGATGCCGAGGATAAATCATGA
- a CDS encoding YceI family protein, giving the protein MHKNALIFLMLILVGCSPESESNVEPSKQTQINHNIVPTDNADWALKNADIIFSSTKIDSKGNHIEEMGNFTEYSAFFNKKGQFKLEIDLASVNTNIIIRDQRIRDWLFETETFTTASITSNLDAEQINQLKLNESIQITQPITLDLHGIQSNLDADLIITRIEPSILSVKTNQPVILSVANFGMKDGLQKMTEVMNLSEILPDIPITFKGEFFRPL; this is encoded by the coding sequence ATGCACAAAAATGCCTTAATTTTTCTAATGTTAATATTAGTAGGTTGTTCGCCCGAATCAGAAAGCAATGTTGAACCTTCTAAACAAACTCAAATAAATCATAATATTGTGCCGACAGATAATGCTGATTGGGCTTTAAAAAATGCAGATATTATTTTTTCCAGCACAAAAATAGATAGCAAAGGAAATCACATTGAAGAAATGGGAAATTTTACTGAATACTCTGCCTTTTTTAATAAAAAAGGGCAATTTAAATTAGAAATTGATTTAGCAAGTGTTAATACAAATATTATTATCCGTGACCAAAGAATTAGAGACTGGTTATTTGAAACAGAAACTTTTACAACAGCCTCTATTACATCCAATTTAGATGCGGAACAGATAAATCAATTAAAACTTAACGAGTCAATTCAAATTACACAGCCAATTACATTAGATTTACATGGTATACAATCTAATTTAGATGCAGATCTAATAATCACTAGAATTGAACCATCAATATTATCAGTAAAAACGAACCAACCTGTTATACTAAGCGTAGCAAATTTTGGCATGAAAGATGGTCTACAAAAAATGACAGAAGTTATGAATTTATCTGAAATACTTCCCGACATTCCCATTACATTTAAAGGTGAATTTTTTCGTCCATTATGA
- a CDS encoding YfcZ/YiiS family protein, with protein sequence MSETSNPEEVINCCCCVEIGSIIDGSECLVEIDQHFAEQAQAQAALDFLTQKARAAESEPCQISSEIQATEEGYRLKAGFAFACQAEAMIFQLATR encoded by the coding sequence ATGAGCGAAACTAGCAATCCGGAAGAAGTGATTAACTGCTGCTGCTGCGTAGAAATCGGCAGCATCATTGACGGCAGCGAATGCCTGGTAGAAATCGATCAGCATTTTGCCGAACAGGCGCAGGCGCAAGCTGCGCTCGATTTTCTCACCCAAAAAGCCAGAGCCGCCGAAAGCGAGCCTTGCCAAATCAGCAGCGAGATTCAAGCCACAGAGGAAGGCTACCGATTGAAAGCCGGTTTCGCCTTTGCCTGCCAAGCGGAAGCCATGATTTTCCAATTAGCTACGCGCTAA
- the torD gene encoding molecular chaperone TorD, with amino-acid sequence MNDNKPYTTFEDSFSLIAAQRALIYQWFADWLAVERSAADLARYQSPAAAQLWEYFAACGLEQESRHMQQALNEALSFPDRRLEIAADFAAAFLLAADYCATPYASWYVEADKKLYGDAEKRMRAFLREQQLQIHSDFKEPADHLAVFLAVFAHWLQTERQAPTNAAAEQARFLEEALLNWLPLWEVRCRQLHLKTKVYPALAALLLAFVQADKAYLRGE; translated from the coding sequence ATGAACGACAATAAACCGTACACAACATTTGAAGACAGCTTTTCCCTCATCGCCGCGCAACGCGCCCTCATCTACCAATGGTTTGCCGACTGGCTAGCCGTCGAACGCAGCGCGGCGGACTTAGCCCGCTACCAAAGCCCTGCCGCCGCCCAACTCTGGGAATATTTCGCAGCCTGCGGACTGGAGCAAGAAAGCCGACACATGCAGCAAGCGCTTAATGAAGCCCTCAGTTTTCCGGACCGCCGCTTGGAAATCGCGGCGGATTTTGCCGCCGCCTTCCTACTCGCCGCCGACTACTGCGCCACACCTTATGCCTCTTGGTATGTGGAAGCCGATAAAAAACTCTACGGCGATGCGGAAAAGCGCATGCGTGCATTTCTACGAGAACAGCAACTGCAAATTCATAGCGATTTCAAAGAACCTGCCGACCATTTGGCGGTCTTTCTGGCGGTCTTCGCCCATTGGCTGCAAACAGAACGGCAAGCGCCGACAAACGCCGCCGCAGAACAAGCCCGCTTTCTCGAAGAAGCCCTGCTTAATTGGCTGCCGCTATGGGAAGTGCGCTGCCGCCAACTGCACTTGAAAACCAAAGTCTATCCCGCCCTTGCCGCGCTTTTGCTCGCCTTTGTGCAAGCTGACAAAGCCTATTTGCGCGGAGAATAA
- a CDS encoding NapC/NirT family cytochrome c — MFDKAFFSHNNLNTINILLYGFRHDADFFLSKECRNCHDYDSMDFSKMRVTSQMVMRRAAENNTSCIDCHKGIAHQLSDMKGAHNPLFDTLVSAAHGLTLENQQ; from the coding sequence GTGTTTGACAAGGCTTTTTTTAGCCATAATAATTTAAATACGATAAATATTTTACTTTATGGTTTTCGGCATGATGCCGATTTTTTTCTTTCGAAAGAGTGCCGTAATTGCCATGATTACGACAGCATGGATTTCTCAAAAATGCGGGTGACTTCGCAGATGGTGATGCGTCGCGCGGCGGAAAACAATACCAGCTGTATCGATTGCCATAAGGGCATCGCGCATCAATTGTCCGATATGAAAGGAGCGCATAATCCTTTGTTTGATACTTTGGTGTCTGCCGCACACGGGTTGACGCTTGAAAATCAGCAGTAA
- a CDS encoding alpha/beta hydrolase — MNHDSDGGYLPQAAGHRLYWRRFQATHPRAQLLLVHGIGEHSGRYEDIISHFLRMGLNVFAYDQYGHGRSEGRRGDLDTPQRLVEDLRSMRQELRRLAPDLPLILFGHSMGGAVVADYLVQYQGGEEAPDYAVLSSPALKTHMTVLSKLGSRALQALAPHLVITHHLSMKVSHRDEVNAQLKNDPLCHKKISGSLSGFILAAGEAARAHAQDWQVPTLLLYAGADFLVDAKGSTEFARKSPPLVQAHCFEGYYHEIFHEINPEPVYARLAVWLDDMVGKAEK, encoded by the coding sequence ATGAATCATGATTCAGATGGCGGCTATTTGCCGCAAGCGGCGGGGCATCGTCTGTATTGGCGGCGGTTTCAGGCGACGCATCCGCGCGCGCAGCTTTTACTGGTGCACGGTATCGGCGAGCATAGCGGGCGGTATGAGGATATTATTTCGCATTTTCTGCGCATGGGGCTGAATGTTTTTGCTTATGACCAATACGGGCATGGCAGAAGCGAAGGCAGGCGCGGCGATCTCGATACTCCTCAACGGCTGGTGGAAGATTTGCGCAGTATGCGGCAGGAGCTGCGCCGCTTAGCACCCGATTTGCCGCTGATTTTGTTCGGACACAGTATGGGCGGTGCGGTAGTGGCGGATTATCTGGTGCAATATCAGGGCGGCGAAGAAGCGCCGGATTATGCCGTCTTGTCCTCGCCGGCTTTGAAAACGCATATGACGGTGTTGTCAAAGCTGGGTAGCCGCGCTTTGCAGGCGCTGGCGCCGCATTTGGTGATTACGCATCATTTGTCGATGAAAGTCAGCCATCGCGACGAGGTCAATGCTCAATTAAAAAACGACCCTTTGTGCCATAAAAAAATCAGCGGCAGTCTGTCGGGCTTTATTTTGGCTGCCGGCGAGGCGGCGAGAGCGCATGCCCAAGATTGGCAAGTGCCGACTTTGCTGCTTTATGCCGGCGCGGATTTTTTGGTCGATGCCAAAGGCAGTACGGAATTTGCCCGCAAGAGTCCTCCGCTGGTGCAGGCGCATTGTTTTGAGGGTTATTATCATGAGATTTTTCATGAAATTAATCCTGAGCCTGTATACGCCCGTCTTGCCGTATGGTTAGACGATATGGTCGGAAAAGCGGAGAAATAA
- a CDS encoding penicillin-insensitive murein endopeptidase, which produces MKKTALLFAAAYILQAQAAYKEVPNDWSRIQIPSSHAPMAVGSASNGCQFGAQILPEQGIGYFDIRRFRNRFYGQPSTIALVQSMGQFVYQTTGEAMLIGDLSQPIGGLMSYAHVSHQNGLDVDVYFASVQQGQIPDKDYEAPTVVDKAKGIMRLERWKPAYRQALYAIATHPDTDRIFVNSIIKQHLCQTETDRDWLRKIRPWGGHDGHFHVRLRCPANNELCQSQKPVPAGDGCNEGLDKWIRDQSNAILNPKPAKPTAPKPRSEPPQTCLMLLLEMQGKSGMSK; this is translated from the coding sequence ATGAAAAAAACCGCCCTCCTCTTCGCTGCCGCCTATATTTTGCAAGCCCAAGCCGCTTATAAAGAAGTTCCTAATGATTGGAGCCGCATTCAAATCCCCAGTTCTCATGCGCCGATGGCGGTCGGCAGTGCTTCCAACGGCTGCCAATTCGGTGCGCAAATTCTGCCCGAGCAAGGCATCGGCTATTTCGATATCCGCCGTTTTCGCAACCGTTTCTACGGTCAGCCCTCAACCATTGCCTTGGTGCAAAGCATGGGGCAATTTGTCTATCAAACGACCGGCGAAGCCATGCTGATCGGCGATTTAAGCCAGCCGATCGGCGGATTGATGAGTTATGCCCATGTCAGTCATCAAAACGGGCTGGATGTTGATGTGTATTTCGCCAGCGTACAACAAGGGCAAATTCCCGATAAAGACTATGAAGCCCCGACTGTGGTCGATAAAGCCAAAGGCATCATGAGATTAGAACGCTGGAAACCCGCTTACCGCCAAGCTCTGTATGCAATCGCCACGCATCCCGATACCGACCGCATTTTTGTCAATTCCATTATCAAACAGCATCTTTGCCAAACGGAAACGGACCGAGATTGGCTGCGCAAAATCCGTCCTTGGGGCGGACATGACGGGCATTTTCATGTGCGTCTGCGCTGTCCGGCAAACAATGAATTGTGTCAAAGTCAAAAACCCGTACCGGCGGGCGACGGCTGCAATGAGGGCTTAGACAAATGGATACGCGACCAAAGTAATGCCATTCTTAATCCTAAGCCGGCAAAACCGACAGCGCCGAAACCGCGCTCCGAGCCGCCGCAAACCTGCCTGATGCTGCTGCTTGAAATGCAGGGCAAATCAGGCATGAGCAAATAG
- the dsbD gene encoding protein-disulfide reductase DsbD, whose translation MHLIRHTFLLIVFYILSAFGAWAQDIAPFKSVFIPEISQTPLEQGYQTDIRIDIPTGYYLYADKLRLEDPALDDMQLYFSPSKEKQDPFFGLVQIYDEQHPVLIEIQHPHPQDSFTLHAQGCQDGVICYPPDKWQLSLAAGSDIAAAPVSNKGFLQQQIAANSASTAAAPTTPSSSAANPAAAATPAAVPPSGQEDALGQRLAANYWQTLPWLLLLGIGLSFTACVYPLIPIVTSLVVGKNSSSARSYALISLYVLGMGLAMALLGAVFGLFNQLNLQAALQKPWVILIVAAFFVLLSLSMFDVYTLQTPRFLQKKIDRISRKQESGSALGAIILGALSILIVSPCATPVLTALLIYTTQTTAAHGALALFVFGIGTGLPLLLFAGMLRRFMPKAGNWMIVIKQIYGIMMLAIALWLITRILPALWAWGLWALFALALAVFFEVQQGSAAGKARHLFAFLRYLALLAAFIAAQNALAPSSSAHQGNPQNYHAPFVQLNDAAALKQAMADSNQPVIVDFYADWCVACKVWERDIWQNPEFAQSLAPYRLLKIDVTAYTEEHKALFREMNLVAPPAVIFYPPHSQSLAADNGRIIGEMRAKDFSAYLANKEIAMQ comes from the coding sequence ATGCATCTAATTCGCCATACTTTTTTGCTAATCGTCTTTTATATTTTGTCTGCTTTCGGCGCTTGGGCGCAGGACATCGCCCCTTTTAAATCCGTATTCATTCCCGAGATTAGCCAAACACCGCTGGAACAAGGCTATCAAACCGATATCCGCATTGATATTCCTACAGGCTACTATCTCTATGCCGACAAATTGCGCCTTGAAGATCCTGCGCTTGATGACATGCAGCTATACTTCAGCCCGAGCAAGGAAAAACAAGACCCCTTCTTCGGACTGGTACAAATCTATGACGAGCAACATCCTGTTCTGATTGAAATTCAGCACCCCCATCCGCAAGACAGTTTCACGCTGCACGCCCAAGGCTGCCAAGACGGCGTCATCTGCTATCCGCCGGACAAATGGCAACTCTCTCTTGCCGCCGGCAGCGACATTGCCGCCGCACCTGTCAGCAATAAAGGCTTTTTGCAGCAACAAATCGCCGCCAACTCAGCTTCCACCGCAGCTGCTCCGACTACTCCGTCCTCAAGCGCGGCAAACCCCGCTGCCGCCGCAACGCCTGCCGCCGTCCCGCCCTCCGGTCAAGAAGACGCGCTCGGACAACGCCTTGCCGCCAATTATTGGCAAACCCTGCCTTGGCTGCTGCTCTTAGGCATCGGGCTGAGCTTTACCGCCTGCGTATATCCGCTGATTCCGATTGTGACCAGCCTTGTAGTCGGCAAAAACAGCAGCAGCGCCAGAAGCTACGCTCTCATCAGTCTCTACGTGTTGGGCATGGGCTTGGCAATGGCATTGCTCGGCGCAGTATTCGGACTGTTTAACCAACTCAATCTGCAAGCCGCCCTGCAAAAACCTTGGGTCATCCTCATCGTCGCGGCATTTTTCGTGCTGCTCTCGCTGTCCATGTTCGACGTCTATACCCTGCAAACCCCGCGCTTCTTACAGAAAAAAATCGACCGCATCAGCCGCAAACAAGAGAGCGGCTCCGCCCTCGGCGCAATTATCCTAGGCGCATTATCCATCTTAATCGTTAGCCCCTGCGCCACCCCCGTACTCACCGCCTTACTCATCTACACCACACAAACCACCGCCGCCCACGGCGCGCTTGCCCTCTTTGTCTTCGGTATCGGCACCGGTTTACCGCTGCTGCTCTTTGCCGGCATGCTGCGCCGCTTTATGCCTAAAGCAGGCAATTGGATGATTGTCATCAAACAAATCTACGGCATTATGATGCTTGCCATCGCTCTATGGCTGATTACTCGCATCCTGCCGGCACTGTGGGCATGGGGCTTATGGGCATTATTCGCGCTGGCACTCGCCGTCTTCTTTGAGGTGCAGCAAGGCAGTGCCGCCGGCAAAGCCCGACATCTCTTTGCTTTTTTACGCTATCTCGCCCTGCTTGCCGCCTTTATCGCCGCACAAAACGCCCTTGCGCCCTCCTCATCTGCGCATCAAGGCAATCCGCAAAACTATCATGCACCCTTTGTGCAGCTTAACGATGCCGCCGCGCTCAAACAAGCAATGGCGGACAGCAACCAGCCCGTGATAGTGGATTTTTATGCCGACTGGTGCGTCGCCTGCAAAGTCTGGGAACGCGACATCTGGCAAAATCCCGAATTTGCGCAAAGCCTCGCCCCCTACCGCCTGCTAAAAATAGACGTTACCGCCTATACCGAAGAACACAAAGCCCTATTTCGCGAAATGAACCTTGTCGCGCCGCCGGCAGTCATCTTCTATCCGCCGCACAGCCAAAGCCTCGCCGCCGATAATGGGCGCATCATCGGCGAAATGCGCGCCAAAGACTTTAGCGCCTATTTGGCAAACAAAGAAATAGCGATGCAATAA